The Natronoarchaeum mannanilyticum nucleotide sequence CGACTTCTCCGAGGAGGTGGTCGGCTTACACGAGTACGACGACAACCCGCCCGTCGCGCTGGTGTTCTGGTCGTTCCGCTTCATGGTCGGGCTCGGCTTCCTGTTCATCGGGCTCGCACTCTGGGGCGGCAACCTCCTTCGCAAGGGCCGGTTACGCGAGAGCGACCGGTACTTGCGGTCGATGATCCTTGCGACGCCGCTCGGCTTCGCGGCGCTCCTGACCGGCTGGTACGTCACCGAGATCGGAAGACAACCGTGGGTGATCCAGGGCGTCCTCAAGACTAACGACGCCGTCTCGACGACGCTCACGGGGGCCGAGGCGACCGCGACGCTCGTTGCGTTCGTGGCGCTCTACGTCGTCTTGCTCGCCGCCTTCGGCTTCGCGTTCAAGTGGCTGATCGAGGGGGAACTCGTACGGATGGGCGTGCGAGAGGAATCGGACCCTGACCGACCGCAGCTCCCGCTGGTGAGCTCCGATGACTAGCCCGTTGATGCTCTCGACCGAGCAGTACCTCGTCCCGTCGCTCCCGACGATCTGGTTCGGCGTCGTCCTGTTCACGCTCGCGATGTACGTCGCCCTCGACGGGTTCGACTTCGGAATCGGCATGCTCTATGCCACCCGCGACGAGCACGACCGAGAGACCCTGCTCGCGGCGTTCGGACCGGTCTGGGACGCCAACGAGGTGTGGCTGGTCGCGTTCGGAACCACCCTGCTCGCCGCGTTCCCGCCGATCTACTCGCGGCTGCTCAGCGAACACTACCTGCTCGCCATCGCCATCGTGATGGGCCTCGTGTTCCGGGGCGTCTCGCCAGAACTCAGGGAACAGCGAGATGACGACGATTGGCAGCGGATCTGCGACCGGCTGTTCGTCTTCGGCAGCACGATCACGCCGCTCCTGCTCGGGACGCTCGTCGGGAGCTGGATCTTCGGGACGCCCGCGCTCAGTGCGCCGAGTCTTCTGACCGGGATCGGACTGGTCGCGCTGTCGCTCGCTAGCGGCGCGGCCTTCGTCGCCGCGAAGACGCGAGGCTCGCTTGCAGCCGATATGGTCCGGTATGGGACGGCGTCCACGCTCTCGTATCTCGGCGGCGTCGTCGTCCTCCTCACGGTCGTCCTCTGGACCGACCCCGTCGGCGTCCGGAGCCTGCTACTGACGCCGTCGGCGGTCGCCGTCGTGCTCGGGAGCGTCCTGCTGGGCGTCGGGGGGATCGTTCTCGCCCGAAGGGGGCGCCACCGGCTCTGGTTCGCCAGTACGGTCGGCCTCTCCGCCCTGCTCGTCGCTCTCGTCGCCCGGTTGCTGTATCCGACGATCTATCCGGCCAGCGGACTCACGATCGAGGGCGCGGTGGTGTCGCCGCTCGCGCTCAACCTCGTCACCGTGCTTGGCCTCCCGGTGCTGGTGCTCGTGCTGTGGTACTTCAAGTTCCTCTACGACGTCTTCGCCGGGCCGATCGACGAACAAGGGGCCGAGGGGGGCTACTAGAGACCCCGACTCGTGTTCTTTGGCGGGGCTCACGCCGAGACGTTCGACCGTGCGTGCAACGAGCGGCCGGTCGTGGCCGGTGATTATCATCGTCCCGCTACGATACGGTAGTATGGCCGTCGAGCGGTCGTCCGAGGATGGCTTCGTCGCGTTCTTCCGGAGTTACACCAAGACCTGGGTTCACGCGGTGTCGACCGCCGGCCTCACCGCGTTTGGACTGCTGACGTTCGTCAACCGGTGGTTCGTCGTGCTCGCTCTCGCCGCCTACGTCGTCCCGCCCGCGGCGCTGTATCTCGCACACGGCGCCGACGCCGCGGACGTCGTCGAGGGGCGTCGGGACTCGGAGCCGGACGGAAAGGAACTGGAGGCAGAGACCGATACGGTCGTCGACCGCAGCGAGTCGGGCGTCGCGGAGGGCGAGGAAGCGAAACCGAGCGCGGACGCCGGACGGAACTCGTCCGACGCCGCTGCGGACGCCGAACCGAACTCGTCCGATATCGCGGCGGGCGAAAGCGCGACGGCCGAGGACGACGAGGTGCGCGAGTGGACCGGGACGGACGCGCCGACCGACGAGGACCTCCACGACGTCGCGCTCACCGACCGCGGAGCGTGCGCCGTCGGCGACGGCGGCGTCGCCCTGTCCGGCGACGGGGACGGCTGGACCGTCCAGTTGTCGGACGGCCCGGCAGCCGACGGAAACGACCTCACCGGCGTCGACGCGACCGCGGACGGCGCCGCGGTCTGGGTCGCGGGTGACAGCGGCGCGCTCGCCCGGATCGACGCCGAGACGTGGCGCCACACCGACTACACGGCGCCCGCCGATATCACGGACAACTGGACCGGCGTCGCGGTCGGCGGGTCGGCGGGCGAGGAGACGATCCTGCTGGTCAACGGCTCCGGGCAAGTGCTCCGCGGCGAGTTCGACGAGGACGGGCCCTCGTGGGGCGACCCGATCAAGCCCGGCAGCGGGTCGAGCATCAGCGCGGTTGACCTCGTCGACGCGTCGCTGGGCTACTGCTGCGACACGAACGACGGCGTCTTCGAGACGACCGACGGCGGCCGATCGTTCGAGCGCGTCGGCGTCGACGGCGCGAGCGGGACGCTGACCGACGTCGCCGGGGCCGACCGCGACGACTGCCTCGCGACGGCCGACGACGGCGTCGTCCACCGCTACGACGGCCGAGCCTGGACGCCCGATCGGCTCCACGACGACGAGCTTGCGGGGATCGCGCGCTGGGAAGATCGAATCGTCGCCTGCGGCGAGGACGCCGTTTTCGAGCGGTCGGGGACCGCCGACGACTGGGACCGTCACGAGTTCGAGGACGCGGCGCTGTACGGCGTCGCCGTCCGCGGGGAGCGCGCGATCGCGGTCGGCGAGGACGGGTCGGTCGTCGCGCGAGGCGCGATCGGACGGTCGACCGGCGGCCGGTGAGTGCCCGACGCTTTTCACTCGGCGCGTGGAAGTTCCGGTATGGTTCTCAAACGACTCCTCGGATCGAAGGCGAGCCGCTCGCTCACCGTCGTCTCGGCGCTCGCGCAGGCCGCGCGGGAGTTCCGGCGCGGCGACAGCAAGGCCGGCGCCGTGCTGGTCGGTCTCGGAGCGCTCGCGTATCGATCGACCGTGGCCAGCGTCCTCGCGCAGGGGTTCCTCTGGTGGTACAGGCGCCGCGGCGGCGCCGCCGAGAGCGCGGGCGCGTCGGAGGAGATAGAGTCCGTGTTGCCCTGACGCCGGCGACGACCGTAACTCCGCTCAGTCGCCGCCGTTCTCGCCCGCGAGCGCCTCGTCTCGGAGGCGTTGTGCGCGGTCCGTTTCGACGCGCAGGTCTGGAACCTCGACGGTGTTCCGATCCTCGTCGATGGCCACGTAGACGATGTAGGAGTCCGCGGTCGGTTCCGTCTCGCCGGTCGTCGGGTTCTCGCGGTACGTCTTCACCCGCACCCGGACGCTCGTCGTTCCGGCGGCGTAGACGTACGCCTCGATCAGCGCGGTGTCGCCGACTTGGATCGGCCGCTCGAAGTCGACCTGGCTCATCCGCGCGGTGACGCAGGTTTCGCCCGCGAAGCGCATCGCCGACATCGCGCCGACCTCGTCCATCCACTTCATCACGTTGCCCCCGTGGGCCGTATCGAGCATGTTGGCGTGGTTGGGCTGGACCATCGCCCGGTTCTCGATGTACGTCTCCGTCAGCCTCGTCGTCATGTGGCTCCGTTCCGTGCGGGGACGAAAGACTGCACCGGATCGCCGCGACGGTGACCATCGAATCGCCGCGACGGTGCCGTCCGGGGCCCCGCCGAACCGCCGCTCGAAGCCGCGGACGGGCCGGCGTCTCGGCGTTCGACAAGCGTAAAACCCCGCCGACTGTACGACGCCGTAGATGACAGAGCCTGCGGAGCCGGACGCCGCGTCGCCGGACGCCGACGCGCCCGGCAGCGTGACCGTGGTCGGCACCGCCCACGTGTCGGCCGAAAGCGCCGAGCGGGTCGAAGAGGAGATCCGCGAGCGCCGGCCCGACGTCGTCGCGGTCGAACTCGACGAGGGCCGCTACCGCCAGATGAAAGGCGAGGCGCCCGACGACATCGAGGCCAAGGACCTGCTGGGCGGCAACACCGTATTTCAGTTTCTCGCCTACTGGATGCTGTCGTACGTCCAGACCCAGATGGGCGACCGCTTCGACATCGAGCCCGGCGCCGACATGAAGGCCGCCATCGAGACGGCCGAGGAGTTCGGGCTGGGCGTCGCGCTGGTCGACCGGGACATCCAGGTGACGATGCAGCGGTTCTGGACGAGACTCTCGCTCGGCGAGAAGTTCAAGCTGATCGGCGGGCTGGCGCTCGGGATCACCGACCCGCTGACGCTCGGCGTCGTCGGCGGCGCCGGCGTCGGGATGGTGCTGGGCGCCGTCTTCGGCCAGTTCCTCGCGCCGATGGTCGGGCTGGGCGGACTGCTCACGCTCGGCGTGACGAGCGGCATCGCCCTCCAGATCCTCGGCGGCCTCGTCGGCGGCGCCGCGGTCGGGCTGGGCGTCGGCCTGTTCGCGCTGCCCTCGATCCGCCCGCCGGGCGGGCTCGCGGACACGTTCGACGCGTTCACGTTTCGACTGCTCGTGGGGATCGTCGGCGGCGCCGCCGTCGGCCTCGCGCTCGCGATCGCGAACCCGCTTCCCGCCGGGATTCTGGGAGCGGGGGCCTTCGAGAGCTTCGGCGAGACGGTGCTCCGGCTCCTCTCAGGCGCCGCGCTCGGCGGCCTCGTCGGCATCGCGATCGGCGCCGTCGTCGGGCTCGTGCTCTCGTCCAGCGTCGAGGACGTCGACGACGCCGCGGAGCTGGACGACGACTTCGACATCGAGGATCTGACCGACGGCGACGTCGTCACGGCGATGATGGAGGAGTTCCGCAAGTTCAGCCCGCGGGGAGCCGAGGCGCTGATCGACGAGCGCGACGCCTTCATCGCCCACAAGCTCCACGCGCTGCGCGCCCAGGGTCACGACGTCGTCGCGGTCGTCGGCGCCGGCCACCGCGCCGGCATCGAGCGCTACCTGGAGCATCCCGAGGAGCTGCCCGAGATCGAGTCGATCTCCGAGACGGCGTCGGGACGCCGTTTCTCGATCGGCAAGATCGTCGGCTACCTGTTCACGGTCGGCTTCGCGGCCTTCTTCTTCCTCCTGCTGATGGCCGGCGTCCAGGACACGTTCCTGCTGAAGCTGTTCGGCGCGTGGTTCCTGATCAACGGCGTCTTCGCGTTCGGGATGGCCCGGCTGGCCGGCGCGCGCTGGTCGAGCGCGGGCGTCGGCGGCGCGGTCGCCTGGCTCACCAGCATCAACCCGCTGCTCGCGCCGGGCTGGTTCGCGGGCTACGTCGAACTGCGCCACCGGCCCGTGAACGTCGGCGACATCCAGACGCTCAACCAGATCCTCGACGACACCGAGAGCCCGATCTCCGACCTGCTCGGGCGGATGTTCGACGTGCCCCTGTTCAGACTGATCATGATCGTCGCGATGACCAACATCGGCAGCATCGTCGCCAGCTTCCTGTTCGCGACCGTCGTCATCCCGGCCATGGCGCCGGAGATCGGCGGCGTCAGCGGTATCATGGCCGAACTGGTCGCCGGCGCGCGCAACAGCGCAGAACTGATCGCGGAGCTGGTGACCTGAGATGGCGGGCGCACGACGATCCGGACGGCGCGGCGGCCAGTCGCTGTCCTTTAGCAACCGCGAACTTCGGGATCTGGCGGTCGCGTGGACCGTGCTCTCGGCGGCGTTCGCGGTGTTCCTGACCGGGCCGTCGGCGATCGGGACCGACGGCTTCGTCACCGTCGTCGTCCTCTGTATCGTGACGGTCGGCGTCGGTTTCATGCTCCACGAACTCGCCCACAAGGTCGTCGCGGTCCGGTTCGGCCAGCTCGCGGAGTTCCGCGCCGACTACAGCATGCTATTCCTGGCGCTGATGGGCGCGTTCATCGGGTTCATCTTCGCCGCGCCGGGTGCGGTGCACCACCGCGGCCGGATCACGCCCCGCGAGAACGGGCTGATCGCCGTCGCCGGGCCGGTGACGAACTTGCTACTGGCGGCGATTTTCCTCCCATTCGCGTTCGCCCCGGTCGAGTTCCTGGCGAGCGTCGGCGCCTTCGGCGTGTTCATCAACGTGTTCCTCGCCGCGTTCAACATGATCCCGTTCGGCCCGCTCGACGGGAAAACGGTGATCGCGTGGAGCAAACTGGCGTTCGCCGCCGTGTTCGGCGTCTCGGCGGTCGCGGCGTACTTCGCGTTCACCCGCCTCGGCTGGCTGCCGGTCTAAGGCGGGGCGCGTCGGCGTCCGGCCGAAATCGCGCGCGAGGATCAGTAGTTCTTGAACAGCAGCGCGCGCACGTCGTCTTTCGTGTTGGCGGTCTCGGTCGAGCCGTCGGGGAGATCGACTTCGTAGCGCGCGTCGCCCGACCCCTCGCGCCACTTGTCGTCGTGGGTGTCGAGTAACTGCATCATCGCGTTCAGCCGGTCGCCGCCCCCCGGCGTCGGCGCCGCGGCGGGTTCGGCGTCCTCGTCGGTATCTTCCTCGGCGGCGTCGTCAGCCTCGGCGTCGTCCTCGCCGGTTTCAGCGTCTGATTCGCCGTCGTCCGTCTCGTCGGCTTCGGCGTCGTCATCCCCGGCCTCGGCGTCGTCCTCGCCGGTTTCAGCGTCTGATTCGCCGTCGTCCGTCTCGTCGGCTTCGCCGTCGTCCGTCTCGTCGGCTTCGGCGTCGTCGTCATCCCCGGCTTCGGCGTCGTCGTCATCCCCGGCTTCGGCGTCGTCGTCATCCCCGGCCTCGGCGTCGTCCGCGTCGTCACTGTTGCCGTCTTCGCCGGTCGGTTCCGCTTCGGCGTCGGCGTCCTCCTCGTCGGCCGCTGCGGCGTCGGCGGCGTCATCGACCGTCTCGTCGTCGGCCGTCGCTGACCCGACCGCCTCCTCCTCGGCCGTCAGCTCTTCTTCTCTGCTGTCGATCAGGAACTGGAGCGCGTCAGTCAGTCGGACGTGTCCGTAGACGACGTCCTCCTCCAGCTCCGCGCGCAGATCCTCGAGATACTCGCGTTGATCGTCCGTGATTTCGATCTCCGGCATGCACGTCTCTCCGGAGCGGACCTATAAATAATCTTGCGGGAGTTCGTCCGGTACGCCTCGTGCGCGAAAAGCGACGGTCGCGCGTTCAGATGTGGCCGTTCGCTTCGAGCTCCTCGAGGACGTCGTCGACGAACGCGTCGGGCGAGTCGTACGGGAAGTCGCCGCCCGAGAGCTTGGTGTTGAGCTCCATCGCGGTCATCGAGAAGTCGCCCGACTCGAACTTGGTGCCCGGGCCGTTCGGCAGCGCGGGGACCAGGTCCATCGGGCTGGAGATCGGGTAGTCAGCGCCCTCGAAGGCGTCGATCATCTGCTCTCGGAGTTCTG carries:
- a CDS encoding acyl-CoA thioesterase; this encodes MTTRLTETYIENRAMVQPNHANMLDTAHGGNVMKWMDEVGAMSAMRFAGETCVTARMSQVDFERPIQVGDTALIEAYVYAAGTTSVRVRVKTYRENPTTGETEPTADSYIVYVAIDEDRNTVEVPDLRVETDRAQRLRDEALAGENGGD
- a CDS encoding metalloprotease; the protein is MAGARRSGRRGGQSLSFSNRELRDLAVAWTVLSAAFAVFLTGPSAIGTDGFVTVVVLCIVTVGVGFMLHELAHKVVAVRFGQLAEFRADYSMLFLALMGAFIGFIFAAPGAVHHRGRITPRENGLIAVAGPVTNLLLAAIFLPFAFAPVEFLASVGAFGVFINVFLAAFNMIPFGPLDGKTVIAWSKLAFAAVFGVSAVAAYFAFTRLGWLPV
- a CDS encoding MTH865 family protein, with the protein product MADKAELREQMIDAFEGADYPISSPMDLVPALPNGPGTKFESGDFSMTAMELNTKLSGGDFPYDSPDAFVDDVLEELEANGHI
- a CDS encoding cytochrome d ubiquinol oxidase subunit II, giving the protein MTSPLMLSTEQYLVPSLPTIWFGVVLFTLAMYVALDGFDFGIGMLYATRDEHDRETLLAAFGPVWDANEVWLVAFGTTLLAAFPPIYSRLLSEHYLLAIAIVMGLVFRGVSPELREQRDDDDWQRICDRLFVFGSTITPLLLGTLVGSWIFGTPALSAPSLLTGIGLVALSLASGAAFVAAKTRGSLAADMVRYGTASTLSYLGGVVVLLTVVLWTDPVGVRSLLLTPSAVAVVLGSVLLGVGGIVLARRGRHRLWFASTVGLSALLVALVARLLYPTIYPASGLTIEGAVVSPLALNLVTVLGLPVLVLVLWYFKFLYDVFAGPIDEQGAEGGY
- a CDS encoding TraB/GumN family protein yields the protein MTEPAEPDAASPDADAPGSVTVVGTAHVSAESAERVEEEIRERRPDVVAVELDEGRYRQMKGEAPDDIEAKDLLGGNTVFQFLAYWMLSYVQTQMGDRFDIEPGADMKAAIETAEEFGLGVALVDRDIQVTMQRFWTRLSLGEKFKLIGGLALGITDPLTLGVVGGAGVGMVLGAVFGQFLAPMVGLGGLLTLGVTSGIALQILGGLVGGAAVGLGVGLFALPSIRPPGGLADTFDAFTFRLLVGIVGGAAVGLALAIANPLPAGILGAGAFESFGETVLRLLSGAALGGLVGIAIGAVVGLVLSSSVEDVDDAAELDDDFDIEDLTDGDVVTAMMEEFRKFSPRGAEALIDERDAFIAHKLHALRAQGHDVVAVVGAGHRAGIERYLEHPEELPEIESISETASGRRFSIGKIVGYLFTVGFAAFFFLLLMAGVQDTFLLKLFGAWFLINGVFAFGMARLAGARWSSAGVGGAVAWLTSINPLLAPGWFAGYVELRHRPVNVGDIQTLNQILDDTESPISDLLGRMFDVPLFRLIMIVAMTNIGSIVASFLFATVVIPAMAPEIGGVSGIMAELVAGARNSAELIAELVT